Proteins from one Mucilaginibacter jinjuensis genomic window:
- a CDS encoding MBL fold metallo-hydrolase produces MKLQLLRNATQVLTINNKTILIDPMLAPKGSYDAFQQTGNDRKNPLVDLPLNEQELSELIASIDAVLLTHLHLDHWDPIAQQLLPKDILVLCQQVNVEAIQNVGFTNIQPVADELIWEGIRFDRTNGKHGTGEIEKRMGIVSGYVISFEDESVYIAGDTIWCDDVKQAIDQYKPSQIVLNGGAARFVQGDAIVMDINGIITVCNYAPGAKVYVVHLEAVNHGTENRADIRKAIEANGLTERCFVPEDGELLF; encoded by the coding sequence ATGAAATTACAATTATTACGTAATGCCACCCAGGTGCTTACGATAAACAATAAAACAATATTAATAGACCCGATGCTGGCGCCGAAAGGTAGTTACGATGCGTTTCAGCAGACTGGTAACGATCGCAAAAATCCATTAGTTGATTTGCCATTGAACGAACAAGAATTAAGCGAGCTTATTGCCAGCATTGATGCCGTATTGCTTACCCATCTTCACCTCGATCACTGGGACCCTATAGCTCAGCAACTATTACCTAAAGATATTCTTGTACTCTGTCAGCAGGTTAATGTGGAGGCCATACAAAACGTCGGTTTCACCAATATACAGCCTGTTGCCGATGAGTTAATATGGGAAGGCATCCGATTTGATCGAACAAACGGCAAACACGGCACAGGCGAAATTGAAAAGCGAATGGGTATCGTATCCGGCTATGTAATTTCGTTCGAAGATGAATCTGTTTACATTGCTGGAGATACGATATGGTGCGATGATGTAAAACAAGCCATCGATCAGTATAAGCCCTCACAGATTGTGCTTAACGGCGGTGCAGCCCGTTTTGTACAAGGCGATGCTATTGTGATGGATATAAACGGTATAATAACAGTTTGCAACTATGCACCCGGAGCAAAAGTTTATGTTGTGCACCTCGAGGCCGTAAACCACGGTACTGAAAACCGCGCAGATATCAGAAAAGCAATAGAAGCTAACGGCTTAACCGAAAGGTGTTTTGTGCCCGAAGATGGAGAGCTTTTATTTTAA
- a CDS encoding DUF6515 family protein, which yields MLFSFDHAKAQNGNNRGSRTTKEVRKTTSRSGNKNSGNKVKVDNSKKNVNINIDNSKKVNINNSHNRNNTVVRRNNIHTYHRAPYHYGGRRYYSYHPYHFHPYHPFVWGPHWHPWGFFIATLTRTAILISIHNTHYHYDEGVWYQPNNGGYVVVAAPVGATVTVIPTGAETVVVSSVTNYYYGGTYYVKSGSKYVVVAPPAGAVVKNLPAGGEEVTMGSQKYVKIGDTLYQPIENNAYEVAQVEEGDK from the coding sequence ATGCTTTTTTCATTCGATCATGCCAAGGCACAAAATGGCAACAATAGAGGAAGCCGAACAACTAAGGAGGTAAGGAAAACAACCTCAAGATCCGGAAACAAAAATTCGGGTAACAAGGTAAAAGTTGATAACAGTAAAAAGAATGTCAACATTAATATTGATAACAGCAAGAAAGTAAATATTAACAATAGCCACAACCGGAATAACACGGTTGTAAGAAGAAACAATATTCATACTTATCACCGTGCGCCATACCATTATGGAGGAAGAAGATATTATAGTTACCACCCATATCATTTCCATCCATACCATCCGTTCGTTTGGGGGCCACACTGGCACCCATGGGGCTTCTTTATCGCAACACTTACAAGAACTGCGATATTAATTAGTATCCACAATACGCATTACCATTATGACGAGGGCGTTTGGTACCAGCCAAATAATGGTGGTTATGTTGTTGTTGCGGCACCTGTTGGTGCTACTGTAACTGTTATCCCAACCGGTGCGGAAACAGTGGTTGTAAGTAGTGTAACAAATTATTATTATGGAGGCACTTACTATGTGAAGAGCGGCAGCAAATACGTTGTAGTTGCCCCGCCTGCAGGCGCAGTTGTGAAGAATTTACCTGCGGGAGGCGAAGAAGTTACGATGGGCTCTCAGAAGTATGTTAAAATTGGCGATACCTTATACCAGCCAATTGAAAATAACGCTTACGAAGTGGCGCAGGTAGAAGAAGGGGACAAATAA
- a CDS encoding bifunctional UDP-N-acetylmuramoyl-tripeptide:D-alanyl-D-alanine ligase/alanine racemase yields the protein MLSSLYSIKEVKQIINAHGPIIREATVSVLLTDSRRVINAAEALFFALSGRRDGHDFIPEAYNAGVRSFVVTHEPAERYSGSNFLVVDNVLQALQVLAAYHRNEFDLQVIGITGSNGKTIIKEWLYQLLSPDKNIVRNPKSYNSQVGVPLSVWQINKDHDLGIFEAGISTVDEMEDLEKMIKPQIGVFTHIGSAHDEGFKSRREKVLEKLKLFKNSELLIYNYDQLLDYKKDIPTPKQFTWSQKFKGADLYVFSETIIAKKYYLRAKYQGKEIECLIPFLDQASVENAIVCWSTMLAMGYDPVEIDHRIEHLTAVSMRLELKTGINDCTIIDDSYNSDIQSLEIALDYLSQQNQHQTKTLILSDIYQSGLAQDQLYKQVANMVKTKKIDKLIGVGEAISAHQEYFDILKKHFYPDTTALLKDLGNLEFSGETILIKGSRTFEFERISKALSQKAHETLMEINLNAMIDNLNFYRSKLLPGVRVMVMVKAFSYGSGTFEIANVLQYAKVDYLAVAYIDEGVALRESGIKLPIMVLNPEPSAFDKMVDNDLEPEIYSFTLLDEFVKFAYQQEIIDYPVHLKIDTGMHRLGFEGYEIDTLCDFLEEIKYIKVKSVFSHLAASGEPEHDSFTLTQMKRFEKAYLQIEQALGYKFIRHIANTSAIIRWPMAQYDMVRLGIGLYGIDSAVPDHLNGLQTVATLKTSVSQVKKIPNGETVGYSRLGKLNKDGKIATVRIGYADGYIRAFGNGVGKMMIKGVAAPTVGNIAMDMCMIDVSDIDVKEGDEVIIFNDRQGIEAMAKQVNTIPYEILTNISQRVKRVYFYE from the coding sequence ATGCTAAGCAGTCTATATTCCATCAAAGAAGTTAAGCAAATAATAAATGCACACGGCCCCATCATACGAGAGGCCACAGTTAGTGTGCTGTTAACCGATAGCCGCCGAGTTATTAATGCCGCGGAAGCCCTGTTTTTTGCCCTGAGCGGCCGCCGCGACGGTCACGATTTTATCCCTGAAGCCTATAATGCCGGGGTACGCAGTTTTGTGGTAACTCATGAACCTGCAGAGCGTTATTCGGGCTCTAATTTCCTGGTGGTTGATAACGTGCTTCAAGCCTTACAGGTGTTGGCAGCTTACCATCGTAATGAATTTGATTTACAGGTAATTGGCATTACGGGCAGCAATGGCAAAACCATTATTAAAGAGTGGCTGTACCAGCTTTTGTCGCCCGATAAAAATATTGTGCGTAACCCTAAAAGCTACAACTCGCAGGTAGGGGTGCCGCTTTCTGTTTGGCAAATTAATAAGGATCATGATCTGGGTATTTTCGAAGCTGGTATTTCAACCGTCGACGAAATGGAAGACCTTGAGAAAATGATTAAACCACAGATCGGTGTGTTTACCCACATCGGGTCTGCACATGATGAGGGCTTTAAAAGCAGGCGCGAAAAAGTACTCGAAAAATTAAAGTTGTTTAAAAATTCGGAACTGCTGATCTATAATTACGATCAACTTTTAGATTATAAAAAAGACATCCCAACGCCAAAACAATTTACCTGGAGCCAGAAATTTAAGGGAGCCGATCTGTATGTTTTTAGCGAAACTATTATCGCCAAAAAGTATTATCTGCGGGCCAAATACCAAGGAAAAGAGATTGAATGCTTAATCCCTTTCCTCGACCAGGCTTCGGTTGAGAATGCGATTGTTTGCTGGTCTACCATGCTGGCCATGGGCTACGATCCGGTGGAGATTGATCACCGCATTGAGCATCTTACCGCCGTGAGTATGCGCTTAGAGCTGAAAACCGGTATAAATGATTGTACTATAATTGATGATTCGTATAACTCTGATATTCAATCATTAGAGATAGCGTTAGATTACCTGAGTCAGCAAAATCAGCATCAAACCAAAACATTGATCCTGTCGGATATTTATCAGTCTGGCCTGGCGCAAGACCAGTTGTACAAACAGGTTGCCAATATGGTGAAGACTAAGAAGATTGACAAGCTGATAGGGGTGGGCGAAGCTATTTCGGCGCATCAGGAGTATTTTGATATTCTGAAGAAACATTTCTATCCCGATACTACCGCATTATTAAAAGATCTGGGTAACCTGGAATTTAGCGGCGAAACGATATTGATAAAAGGCTCACGTACGTTCGAATTTGAGCGTATCAGCAAGGCTTTATCACAAAAGGCGCACGAAACCTTGATGGAGATCAACCTCAATGCGATGATTGATAACCTGAATTTTTACAGGTCGAAATTACTGCCTGGTGTTAGGGTAATGGTGATGGTAAAAGCGTTTTCTTACGGCAGCGGGACTTTTGAGATAGCCAATGTGCTGCAATATGCGAAGGTAGATTACCTTGCCGTGGCATATATCGATGAAGGCGTAGCCCTGCGCGAAAGCGGGATTAAACTACCTATTATGGTGTTAAATCCCGAACCATCTGCCTTTGATAAAATGGTGGATAATGATCTGGAGCCAGAGATCTACAGCTTTACACTACTGGATGAATTTGTGAAATTTGCTTATCAACAGGAAATAATTGATTACCCGGTTCACCTTAAAATTGATACCGGTATGCACCGCCTTGGTTTCGAAGGTTATGAGATTGATACGCTGTGTGATTTCCTCGAAGAGATAAAATACATCAAAGTAAAGTCTGTTTTCTCGCACCTGGCAGCCAGCGGAGAGCCCGAACACGATAGCTTTACGCTAACCCAGATGAAACGTTTTGAGAAGGCTTATTTGCAGATAGAACAGGCTTTGGGTTATAAGTTTATCAGACATATTGCCAATACTTCGGCGATTATCCGTTGGCCAATGGCACAATATGATATGGTGCGATTGGGCATTGGTTTGTATGGCATAGATTCGGCCGTACCCGATCATTTGAATGGCTTACAAACCGTGGCTACCTTAAAAACCAGTGTATCGCAGGTGAAAAAGATCCCTAATGGCGAAACTGTGGGCTACAGCCGTTTGGGCAAATTAAATAAAGACGGTAAAATTGCAACCGTACGTATCGGTTATGCCGATGGTTACATCCGTGCCTTTGGCAACGGCGTGGGCAAAATGATGATCAAAGGTGTGGCTGCCCCAACGGTGGGAAATATTGCCATGGATATGTGCATGATTGACGTTAGCGACATTGATGTTAAGGAAGGCGACGAGGTAATTATATTTAACGACAGGCAAGGTATAGAGGCCATGGCGAAACAGGTTAACACCATCCCTTACGAAATATTAACAAATATTTCACAGCGGGTAAAAAGAGTGTACTTTTATGAGTAG
- a CDS encoding YoaK family protein gives MLRQSKDDRSLQENLMLASSTAFVSGIINVAGMIAFLAFTSNITGHVANLANHIVEQNLREVVVFLIWLLMFFMGAFASNFIIRSLEHKSLYRAHATPVMIEIVILVLVAIYGNNFYKETRTERELVIAALLFAIGLQNSLVSIISGGLIKTSHLTGLFTDLGGELSKWLHPKTGKSEIIKNKIYIRVTILTFYFIGGVAGGYFFDRFNFAIFYFIPLILIAVLYYDLSTIALHKMSRIFWRAGN, from the coding sequence ATGCTAAGGCAATCAAAAGACGATAGATCGCTTCAGGAAAACTTGATGCTTGCATCATCCACGGCATTTGTGTCTGGGATTATCAATGTGGCTGGGATGATTGCCTTTTTGGCGTTTACTTCTAACATCACAGGTCATGTAGCTAACTTGGCTAATCATATTGTAGAACAGAACTTAAGGGAAGTGGTTGTTTTTTTGATTTGGCTGCTTATGTTTTTTATGGGGGCATTTGCATCAAACTTTATTATCCGCTCGCTGGAGCACAAGAGCCTTTACAGGGCACATGCTACGCCCGTAATGATAGAAATTGTTATTCTCGTACTTGTTGCTATTTATGGTAATAACTTTTATAAAGAAACACGAACAGAGCGTGAATTGGTAATCGCAGCACTGTTGTTTGCCATCGGGTTACAGAATAGTTTGGTATCTATCATATCAGGAGGTTTAATAAAAACCTCGCATCTCACCGGCTTATTTACAGACCTGGGCGGAGAACTCTCCAAATGGCTGCACCCTAAAACCGGCAAGAGTGAAATCATTAAAAATAAGATCTACATACGTGTTACTATTTTAACATTTTACTTTATAGGCGGTGTGGCGGGCGGCTATTTTTTTGACCGTTTTAACTTTGCAATATTTTATTTTATACCGCTTATCCTCATTGCCGTCTTATACTATGACCTATCAACAATAGCCCTGCACAAAATGTCCAGAATATTTTGGCGGGCGGGAAATTAA
- a CDS encoding DUF502 domain-containing protein codes for MNKIARALLNYFVKGLLIVVPLGAACFLIYWAVSGIDKALNLSDLLWISPTTHKPVYIPGMGILSVVVFIFICGFIVTTIITDPIKNWFNRWLNRLPLFKFLYSSIKDLTEAFVGEEKKFNEPVLVDMNGSKRIGFLTQHDLSSIGLPGEVAIYFPWSYSFAGQVVIVSADKVKPIDKSAAQIMKFVISGGVSGLE; via the coding sequence ATGAACAAAATTGCCCGCGCTTTACTTAATTATTTTGTTAAAGGCTTACTGATTGTAGTGCCTTTGGGTGCTGCCTGTTTCTTAATTTATTGGGCTGTATCCGGTATTGATAAGGCTCTTAACCTCAGTGATTTATTGTGGATTAGCCCCACAACGCATAAGCCGGTTTACATACCCGGTATGGGGATTTTAAGCGTTGTGGTTTTCATTTTTATTTGCGGTTTTATAGTAACCACCATTATTACCGACCCGATAAAAAACTGGTTCAACCGCTGGCTAAACAGGTTACCGCTATTCAAATTTCTGTATTCATCAATCAAAGATTTAACCGAAGCTTTTGTAGGCGAGGAGAAGAAATTTAACGAACCCGTACTGGTTGATATGAATGGCAGCAAACGCATAGGCTTCCTTACCCAGCACGATTTAAGCAGCATTGGCCTACCCGGCGAAGTGGCCATCTATTTCCCCTGGTCTTACTCATTTGCAGGGCAGGTGGTGATAGTATCCGCCGATAAAGTAAAACCGATTGATAAGAGCGCCGCGCAGATTATGAAGTTTGTGATTTCGGGTGGGGTTAGCGGGTTGGAATAG
- a CDS encoding regulatory protein RecX, translated as MDEPKPRKKITDEKAGLAKAEHYCAYQERSQQEVRDKLYEWGLYPDAIERIIGLLIEGNFLNELRFAQAYARGKMNLKHWGKGKIKQGLKLKRVSDPLIKKALLSLDGDDYLAVLQKVIDKKLRETTEKDAFKRDYKVKQYALSRGFEMDLILSIMKNSDL; from the coding sequence ATGGACGAGCCAAAACCACGAAAAAAGATTACAGATGAAAAAGCAGGTCTGGCCAAAGCCGAACACTACTGCGCCTACCAGGAACGGTCGCAACAGGAAGTACGCGATAAACTATATGAATGGGGCTTATACCCCGATGCTATTGAACGTATAATTGGCCTACTGATTGAAGGCAATTTTTTAAACGAACTGCGTTTTGCCCAGGCTTATGCACGTGGAAAAATGAACCTAAAACACTGGGGCAAAGGCAAAATAAAACAAGGGTTGAAGCTAAAAAGAGTATCAGATCCGCTGATAAAAAAAGCTTTGTTAAGCCTTGATGGCGACGATTATCTAGCCGTTTTGCAAAAGGTAATTGATAAGAAATTAAGGGAGACAACCGAAAAAGATGCGTTTAAACGCGATTACAAGGTAAAACAGTATGCTTTGAGCCGTGGATTTGAGATGGATTTAATTTTATCTATCATGAAAAACAGCGACTTATAA
- a CDS encoding winged helix-turn-helix transcriptional regulator produces the protein MNYNQFKHCGLNVALNILSGKWKPIILYHLFHQEELRFTELWRIIPKVTKKVLMEHLKQMENNGLIIREEKHTFPPEVYYSISEKGKTLGPILASLELWANENETDAVNEMKAMKKAALDKKNQTITIPTR, from the coding sequence ATGAATTATAATCAGTTTAAACATTGCGGACTTAACGTTGCCCTTAATATCCTCAGCGGCAAATGGAAGCCCATTATCCTCTATCATTTGTTTCACCAGGAAGAGTTACGTTTTACAGAACTCTGGCGAATTATCCCCAAGGTAACCAAGAAAGTTTTGATGGAACACCTGAAACAAATGGAAAACAATGGACTGATTATTCGCGAAGAAAAGCACACTTTTCCACCAGAGGTTTATTACAGCATATCTGAAAAGGGAAAAACGCTCGGCCCCATATTAGCATCATTAGAGCTTTGGGCTAATGAAAATGAGACTGATGCTGTTAATGAAATGAAAGCGATGAAGAAGGCTGCTTTGGATAAGAAAAACCAAACGATAACTATTCCAACCCGCTAA
- a CDS encoding DUF3943 domain-containing protein: MKRAGDTAIVKKHFWRASGEWTLAQIIPWSYNYYVRDAEFAHITFASIGHNLKPSSWEWDDNNFTTNQIAHPYHGNLYFNAFRSNGYSFWQSASATVAGSLMWEIAGETHPPAPNDLINTSVGGIILGEMTYRISNRIINKRQRGAKRQASEIAAFLIDPMNGLNRLLDGKWGKVSTIPGTDLDTVSTIGEIDLGARQINERSGNLFTKGKTGWYARLRLFYGDPYTASKKPFNNFDIKVELGADDTAKLNNVSVNGLLSSWEIKSNNREDQIMSLTANYDFYHNAAFEYGAQSVTFSLYSRYFNENKDVKFNTRFGAGAVILAAVPDAYLHYGEGCDYDYGPGFSLLGQAGVTIHNRFAILGNYRGGWFATLNGNESTHFLHELAGEARYRIVKQLSFGAEGGYLLLHGYYKNYPDTNNKYPYVRISLGYKI, from the coding sequence TTGAAGCGGGCTGGGGATACTGCAATTGTTAAGAAACACTTTTGGCGAGCATCGGGCGAATGGACGCTGGCGCAGATCATACCATGGTCTTACAATTATTATGTTCGGGACGCTGAATTTGCCCACATAACCTTTGCCAGTATTGGTCATAATTTGAAACCTAGCAGTTGGGAGTGGGACGACAATAATTTTACGACGAATCAAATAGCTCATCCTTATCACGGAAATTTATATTTCAACGCCTTCAGGTCTAATGGCTATTCTTTCTGGCAGTCGGCATCGGCAACTGTTGCCGGAAGCCTGATGTGGGAAATAGCAGGCGAAACGCATCCACCGGCGCCTAATGACCTAATTAATACAAGTGTTGGTGGTATAATTTTGGGAGAGATGACCTACCGGATATCAAACCGCATTATTAACAAAAGACAGCGGGGTGCAAAAAGGCAGGCAAGTGAAATAGCCGCATTTTTAATTGATCCGATGAATGGGTTAAACCGGCTGTTGGACGGCAAGTGGGGGAAGGTATCGACTATACCGGGCACTGATCTCGACACCGTGTCAACTATAGGCGAAATTGATTTAGGCGCCAGGCAAATCAATGAGCGCAGTGGCAATCTGTTTACGAAAGGCAAGACGGGTTGGTATGCCCGGTTGAGGCTGTTTTATGGAGACCCGTACACGGCTTCAAAAAAACCATTCAATAATTTTGATATTAAGGTAGAACTGGGTGCCGATGATACCGCAAAATTAAATAATGTAAGTGTAAACGGGCTGCTCTCTTCCTGGGAGATTAAATCTAATAACCGCGAAGATCAAATTATGTCCCTAACCGCTAATTATGATTTTTACCATAATGCCGCATTTGAATACGGGGCACAATCCGTAACCTTTAGCCTGTATTCCAGATATTTCAATGAGAACAAAGACGTTAAGTTTAACACCAGGTTTGGTGCAGGTGCGGTAATATTGGCCGCTGTGCCAGATGCATATTTACATTATGGCGAGGGCTGTGATTATGATTATGGCCCAGGGTTCAGTTTGTTGGGGCAAGCCGGAGTAACAATACACAACAGGTTCGCTATTTTGGGCAATTATAGGGGCGGATGGTTTGCAACCTTAAATGGCAATGAATCTACTCATTTTTTACACGAGTTAGCCGGAGAAGCCCGATACAGAATTGTTAAACAGCTCTCATTTGGCGCCGAAGGGGGGTATTTACTCTTACACGGTTATTACAAAAACTATCCTGATACGAATAATAAATATCCTTATGTCAGAATCTCACTGGGATATAAAATTTAA
- a CDS encoding recombinase family protein, with the protein MKNADLYVRVSTDEQADKGYSQRDQEERLIKYCESNSIKVRKIIFEDHSAKTFNRPQWAKYLSEIKKQKGRGSDLVLFTKWDRFSRNAGDAYQMIATLRKLEIDPQAIEQPLNMEIPESKIMLAVYLASPEVENDRRALNVKHGMRRARKEGRYMGVAPIGYNNKTRENGTKYIAPNLEEAPFMQWIFAAIADGIFAPDQIRKLANEKGFMISRANFYREIRNPVYCGKIVIKQYKEEKEHLVNGLHEALISEALFYKVQDILQGNKIVMRAQALKIHEALPLQGLMECATCDRQLTGSASKGRSGYYFYYHAQASYGCGCRYKADEINNSIIMELEKFIPRPGMAELYKMVIMDIYKNNRGSIQDERKDLMDKIERLNDKLANARGLLFDGKVEPEDFVIMKKDCEAKIKRLEICLTEIKVQHSSFASLDTMILKAIEALSDLKNLYLKSDVVKKREILGSIFRKKLRFEKSEYRTGDLNEVVTLIFQINNQLGHKKNGKERLLKRLSRPVLRAGIEPARL; encoded by the coding sequence ATGAAAAACGCTGATTTGTATGTTAGAGTTAGCACTGACGAGCAGGCAGATAAGGGATACTCGCAAAGGGACCAAGAGGAAAGGTTGATCAAATACTGCGAATCCAACTCGATTAAAGTAAGGAAAATAATTTTTGAGGATCATTCAGCTAAAACATTTAACCGTCCTCAATGGGCTAAATATCTTTCCGAAATTAAAAAGCAGAAGGGTAGAGGATCTGATTTAGTTCTATTCACAAAATGGGATAGATTTAGTCGTAACGCAGGTGATGCATACCAAATGATTGCCACACTTAGAAAATTGGAAATCGACCCTCAAGCAATAGAGCAACCTCTAAACATGGAGATACCGGAAAGTAAAATCATGCTTGCGGTTTATTTAGCTTCTCCGGAAGTAGAAAATGACAGGCGTGCCTTAAATGTTAAACATGGCATGAGACGTGCACGCAAAGAAGGTCGGTATATGGGAGTAGCGCCTATAGGATATAATAATAAAACGAGGGAAAACGGAACCAAATACATAGCTCCTAATTTAGAAGAAGCACCATTTATGCAATGGATCTTTGCGGCTATTGCTGACGGAATATTCGCACCTGACCAGATTCGGAAATTGGCTAATGAAAAAGGTTTTATGATAAGCCGAGCAAATTTTTACAGAGAAATAAGAAACCCTGTTTATTGTGGAAAAATCGTCATCAAGCAATATAAAGAAGAAAAGGAACATTTAGTTAACGGATTACATGAGGCATTAATTTCAGAGGCGTTATTTTATAAGGTGCAGGATATTCTACAAGGGAATAAAATTGTGATGCGCGCACAGGCGCTTAAGATTCACGAAGCGCTGCCTTTGCAAGGGTTAATGGAGTGTGCTACCTGCGACCGACAGTTAACTGGCAGCGCATCAAAAGGTCGTTCAGGATATTATTTCTATTATCATGCGCAAGCAAGTTATGGGTGCGGGTGTAGATATAAAGCAGATGAAATAAACAATTCTATCATAATGGAATTAGAAAAATTCATTCCAAGACCGGGTATGGCTGAACTTTATAAGATGGTGATCATGGATATTTACAAGAATAATAGAGGTTCAATTCAGGATGAGCGAAAAGATTTAATGGATAAGATTGAAAGGCTCAATGATAAGTTGGCTAACGCAAGGGGACTTTTATTTGACGGGAAGGTGGAGCCGGAAGATTTTGTAATTATGAAGAAGGATTGTGAAGCGAAAATTAAAAGATTGGAGATTTGTCTTACCGAGATAAAAGTTCAACATTCAAGCTTTGCGAGCCTTGATACAATGATTCTAAAGGCAATTGAGGCCCTTTCAGACCTTAAAAATCTTTATTTGAAAAGTGACGTTGTTAAAAAGAGAGAAATACTTGGTTCGATATTTCGGAAAAAACTACGATTTGAAAAAAGTGAATATCGAACCGGTGATTTGAATGAAGTAGTGACTCTTATCTTTCAGATTAACAATCAGTTAGGTCACAAAAAAAACGGGAAAGAACGTCTTTTAAAACGCCTTTCCCGTCCAGTACTCAGAGCGGGAATCGAACCCGCACGCCTTTAA
- a CDS encoding phosphate-starvation-inducible PsiE family protein has protein sequence MERIIIIVLLFSLLLVILYTTFVFLGLLFSGIISGIENSFSKNHILTQLHRVFGGFLSVLIGIELLHTIKMYLREDVVHVEIVILVALIGVSRHVIDLDVEHIEPLNIACVSSIIIALSTSYYLIKNGMRFKRNSIAEKLEEKSN, from the coding sequence GTGGAACGAATAATAATCATCGTATTACTCTTTTCCTTATTGCTGGTTATACTTTACACCACATTTGTGTTTTTGGGCTTGTTGTTTTCCGGCATCATATCCGGTATAGAAAACTCATTCTCAAAAAATCACATTCTAACTCAATTACACCGGGTATTTGGGGGATTTCTTTCTGTGTTAATCGGAATTGAACTTTTGCATACTATTAAAATGTATTTGAGAGAAGATGTGGTGCATGTAGAAATAGTAATCCTGGTAGCTCTTATCGGTGTTTCGCGCCATGTTATTGATCTGGATGTAGAGCACATAGAGCCACTTAATATCGCATGTGTAAGCTCTATCATTATAGCCCTCTCTACCAGCTACTATTTAATAAAAAATGGCATGAGGTTTAAAAGAAATAGCATCGCCGAGAAGCTGGAAGAAAAATCTAACTGA
- a CDS encoding DUF4251 domain-containing protein yields the protein MKNLKFFLLAAGIVISAFSFAQTKEEKKQAKQAAVKQLVESQHYTFVAQYANPIGGSRRYLNSDYDLKVRKDSVIAYLPYFGRAHFDAGYGSSNDSGIKFTSTKFTYTATASKKGGWDVVIKPSDVKYVTAINMSISADGYINTRFTITNKSAISFDGVLKEREAKK from the coding sequence ATGAAAAACTTAAAATTCTTTTTATTGGCTGCAGGTATTGTGATATCTGCCTTTAGCTTTGCCCAAACTAAAGAAGAAAAAAAACAAGCCAAGCAAGCGGCTGTCAAACAACTGGTGGAGTCGCAACATTATACTTTTGTGGCGCAGTATGCTAATCCCATAGGTGGCAGCCGTCGTTATTTAAATTCTGACTACGATTTGAAGGTGAGAAAGGATTCGGTGATTGCTTACCTCCCATACTTTGGCCGCGCTCATTTTGATGCGGGTTACGGCAGTTCCAATGATAGTGGTATAAAATTTACATCAACCAAATTTACCTACACTGCAACTGCCAGTAAAAAAGGTGGCTGGGACGTAGTGATCAAGCCTTCGGATGTTAAGTATGTTACGGCCATTAATATGTCCATTTCTGCCGATGGCTACATTAATACGCGATTTACCATTACAAATAAAAGTGCCATATCTTTTGATGGAGTGTTGAAGGAAAGGGAAGCGAAAAAGTAA